A single genomic interval of Microbulbifer variabilis harbors:
- a CDS encoding acyl-CoA dehydrogenase family protein, whose translation MDFSLSEEQQMIQDAARQFAESELKPIAAELDKTGNRELMLAKLKALAELGFMGINIDPNYGGTGAGTIAFSLAITELARGCSSTATTTSVTNMVAEVIQAVGNEEQRQKYLPKICSGEYAAGSFCLTEPGSGSDAAAMRTRAVKDGDEYVLSGSKLFISSAEFAGIFVVWAVTDPEAAKGKGISCFLVEAGTPGLIIGKAEEKMGQKASVTNEVSFDNCRIPAANLLGAENRGFRIAAGELAGGRIGIGSLALGIGLEALDCARSYMHEREQFGKKLAQFQGLQWQLADKYTELEGARLLLLQAAWQKDAGQAFGPAASMGKLFASEKANEACYLALQIHGGVGYTREYPLERMSRDVRITTIYEGTSEIQRLIIARHLLDVR comes from the coding sequence ATGGATTTTTCACTGAGCGAAGAGCAGCAGATGATTCAGGATGCGGCGCGTCAGTTTGCCGAGAGCGAACTGAAGCCCATCGCCGCAGAGCTCGATAAAACCGGTAACCGCGAGTTGATGCTGGCCAAGCTGAAAGCCTTGGCTGAACTGGGTTTTATGGGGATCAATATCGATCCCAACTACGGTGGCACCGGTGCCGGCACCATAGCTTTCAGCCTGGCGATTACCGAGCTCGCCCGCGGCTGCAGTTCCACGGCTACGACCACTTCTGTTACCAATATGGTGGCCGAGGTCATCCAGGCCGTCGGCAATGAAGAGCAGCGACAAAAGTATTTACCCAAGATTTGCAGCGGTGAATATGCCGCGGGTTCTTTTTGCCTGACAGAACCGGGGTCAGGTTCCGATGCCGCAGCCATGCGCACCCGCGCCGTGAAAGACGGTGACGAATATGTGCTCAGTGGCAGCAAACTGTTTATCAGCAGTGCTGAGTTCGCTGGCATTTTTGTAGTTTGGGCAGTAACCGATCCCGAGGCGGCCAAAGGCAAAGGCATTAGTTGCTTCCTGGTGGAGGCTGGCACACCGGGTCTGATTATCGGTAAGGCCGAGGAGAAGATGGGGCAGAAGGCGTCTGTTACCAATGAAGTATCCTTCGACAATTGCAGAATCCCCGCCGCCAATCTGTTGGGTGCAGAGAACCGCGGTTTCCGCATTGCCGCCGGCGAGTTGGCCGGTGGGCGCATTGGTATTGGCTCACTAGCGCTGGGCATCGGTCTTGAGGCATTGGACTGTGCTCGCAGTTACATGCACGAGCGCGAGCAATTCGGCAAGAAGTTGGCGCAATTCCAGGGTTTGCAGTGGCAACTGGCTGATAAATATACCGAGTTGGAAGGTGCTCGTTTGCTGTTGTTACAAGCCGCATGGCAAAAAGATGCCGGTCAGGCATTCGGCCCTGCGGCCTCTATGGGCAAGCTGTTTGCCAGTGAAAAAGCCAATGAAGCCTGCTACCTGGCCCTACAAATTCACGGTGGGGTGGGTTATACCCGCGAGTATCCGCTGGAGCGTATGAGCCGCGATGTACGCATTACCACTATTTACGAGGGAACTAGCGAAATACAACGCCTGATTATCGCCCGGCATCTACTCGATGTGCGTTGA
- a CDS encoding alkyl/aryl-sulfatase, with protein sequence MKKNRGAIARNGALILFFLLFIPSLLLAYEPKPASVITKKANQAVLKELPFANREDFANVKRGFIAPLLNDGIIKNEKGDQVWNLQAFQFANDQQAPATANPSLWRQLQLISQGGLYEVIPRIYQVRSADLSNITFIEGDTGVIVMDPLISTETAKAGLDLYREHRGNKPIVAVIYTHSHVDHYGGVRGVVNEEEVKSGKVKVIAPKDFLIEAVSENVFAGNHMARRASFMYGNLIPKGPMGTLGSGLGLETSTGTVTLIEPTDTISKTGETRKIDGLTFEFLMAPGSEAPAEMHFYIPELKALTAAENATHTLHNLYTLRGAKVRNARAWSRYLNETLQRWGGQAEVLFAPHHWPTWGQEKVVNHLKKQRDLYKYLNDQTLRLANHGYNMVQTAELMQLPPELSQYWANRGYYGSVNHDTRAVWNYYLGFFDGNPARLYPMPPTAAGKKYVQYMGGAANVIKQAKKDYEAGEYRWVAEVLDKLVSAEPNNRAARDLLANALEQMGYQQENGTWRNFFLSGARELRDGIERLPVPLTASADTIRSMPTVLIFDYLGIRLNGPKATGKQIAINISLPDIQEAYSLVLENAVLNYGPPIEKPQSFVTLNRNDLNDIILGASSIEEKMNEGAVKIDGDVGQLKVLLSLMDKFDFWWNLVTPEPMNINAPEEQP encoded by the coding sequence ATGAAAAAAAACCGAGGTGCTATTGCTAGAAATGGCGCTCTGATCTTATTTTTTTTGTTATTCATTCCCAGTTTACTGTTGGCGTACGAACCAAAGCCTGCCAGCGTAATTACAAAAAAAGCAAATCAGGCGGTACTGAAAGAGTTGCCCTTTGCCAATCGGGAGGATTTTGCCAATGTAAAAAGGGGATTTATTGCCCCACTTTTGAATGACGGTATTATCAAAAATGAAAAAGGTGATCAGGTATGGAACCTGCAGGCCTTCCAATTCGCCAATGACCAACAAGCCCCTGCCACAGCTAACCCCAGTCTCTGGCGCCAGCTTCAGTTAATCTCCCAGGGCGGTCTCTATGAAGTGATACCGCGAATTTACCAGGTGCGCAGCGCAGATCTTTCCAATATCACTTTTATTGAAGGGGATACCGGGGTCATTGTTATGGATCCCTTAATCTCTACGGAAACCGCAAAAGCCGGCTTGGATTTATATCGTGAGCACCGGGGAAATAAACCGATAGTGGCAGTGATTTATACCCACAGCCATGTCGATCATTACGGCGGTGTACGTGGGGTAGTTAATGAGGAGGAGGTAAAATCTGGCAAGGTGAAAGTGATCGCACCCAAAGATTTTTTAATTGAGGCGGTCAGTGAAAATGTGTTTGCCGGTAATCATATGGCACGCCGTGCCAGTTTTATGTATGGCAACCTTATACCCAAAGGCCCAATGGGTACTCTGGGATCGGGCTTGGGGCTGGAAACGTCCACAGGTACCGTCACTCTGATTGAGCCTACTGATACGATCAGTAAAACTGGTGAAACAAGAAAAATTGATGGCCTCACGTTTGAGTTTTTGATGGCACCGGGCTCCGAGGCCCCAGCAGAAATGCACTTTTATATTCCCGAATTAAAGGCGCTTACTGCTGCGGAGAATGCCACTCACACACTGCACAACCTTTATACCCTGCGCGGCGCCAAGGTGCGCAATGCCCGGGCCTGGTCCCGCTATCTCAATGAGACACTTCAGCGTTGGGGGGGGCAGGCGGAGGTGCTCTTTGCTCCACACCACTGGCCCACCTGGGGGCAGGAGAAGGTCGTCAACCATTTGAAAAAGCAGCGCGACCTGTATAAGTACCTCAATGACCAGACCCTGCGATTGGCTAATCATGGCTATAACATGGTCCAGACTGCTGAGTTAATGCAACTGCCCCCAGAGCTTTCCCAATACTGGGCCAATCGTGGATATTATGGCAGTGTCAATCACGATACCCGCGCGGTATGGAACTATTACCTTGGGTTTTTCGATGGAAATCCAGCGCGCCTCTACCCGATGCCACCCACTGCTGCGGGTAAAAAATACGTCCAATATATGGGTGGGGCCGCTAATGTCATAAAACAAGCCAAAAAGGACTATGAGGCTGGAGAATACCGCTGGGTGGCGGAGGTGTTGGATAAGCTCGTTTCTGCTGAGCCTAACAACCGCGCCGCACGTGATCTGCTGGCGAATGCGCTGGAGCAGATGGGTTACCAACAAGAAAATGGAACCTGGAGAAACTTTTTTTTAAGTGGCGCCAGGGAGTTGCGCGATGGTATAGAGCGATTGCCAGTACCATTAACAGCAAGCGCCGATACAATCCGCAGTATGCCTACCGTACTTATTTTTGATTACCTGGGGATTCGATTAAATGGTCCCAAGGCCACCGGGAAGCAGATTGCTATTAATATTAGTTTGCCGGACATACAGGAAGCTTACTCTCTTGTGCTTGAGAATGCTGTGCTCAACTACGGCCCCCCAATAGAAAAGCCCCAAAGCTTCGTTACTCTTAATCGCAATGATCTCAACGATATTATCCTGGGCGCATCCTCTATAGAGGAAAAAATGAATGAAGGTGCGGTGAAAATTGATGGGGATGTGGGGCAATTAAAGGTATTGCTTTCCCTTATGGATAAGTTTGATTTTTGGTGGAATCTGGTTACTCCAGAACCTATGAATATAAATGCTCCAGAGGAACAGCCGTAA